In Streptomyces pluripotens, the genomic window TCGGCGTCATCGGCGGCCTGATCACCGCGTTCGTGGTGGTCTCGATCGGCCTCTCCCTCGGTGGCCCGACGGGCTACGCGATCAACCCGGCCCGTGACCTCGGCCCGCGCATCGTGCACGCCCTGCTGCCCCTGCCCAACAAGGGCGGTTCCGACTGGAGCTACGCCTGGATCCCGGTGGCCGGTCCGCTGATCGGCGGCGCGATCGCTGCAGGCATCTACAACGTCGCTTTTGCTTAAGACGTACCGAATCTCCGAGCACGCGCCGTACGTACAGCCCCTTCACAACGGACCTCTCAGGAGCACACAGTGACCGACGCCCACACCTCAGGCCCCTTCATCGCGGCGATCGACCAGGGTACGACCTCCTCGCGCTGCATCGTCTTCGATCGTGACGGCCGTATCGTCGCCGTCGACCAGAAGGAACACGAGCAGATCTTCCCGAAGCCGGGCTGGGTCGAGCACAACGCCAACGAGATCTGGACCAACGTCCAGGAAGTCGTCGCCGGAGCCATCAAGAAGGCCGGTATCACCCGGGACGACATCAAGGCCATCGGCATCACCAACCAGCGCGAGACCACCGTGCTGTGGGACAAGAACACCGGTGAGCCCGTCTACAACGCCATCGTCTGGCAGGACACCCGCACCGACGCCCTCTGCAGAGAGCTGGGCCGCAACGTCGGCCAGGACCGCTTCCGCCGGGAGACTGGTCTGCCGCTGGCTTCCTACTTCGCCGGCCCCAAGGCCCGCTGGCTGCTCGACAACGTCGACGGCCTGCGGGAGCGCGCCGAGGCCGGGGACATCCTCTTCGGCACCATGGACACGTGGGTCATCTGGAACCTCACCGGCGGTGTCAACGGCGGCCGGCACGTCACCGACGTCACCAACGCCTCCCGCACCCTTCTCATGAACCTGCACACGATGCAGTGGGACGACAAGATCGCCGAGTCCATCGGCGTGCCGCTGGCCATGCTGCCGGAGATCCGCTCCTCCGCCGAGGTATACGGCGAGATCAGCGGCGGCAAGCTCGGTGACCTGCTCGGCGGTATCCCGGTCGCCTCCGCACTCGGCGACCAGCAGGCGGCCCTGTTCGGTCAGTGCTGCTTCTCCGAGGGCGAGACCAAGTCGACCTACGGCACCGGCACCTTCATGGTGATGAAC contains:
- the glpK gene encoding glycerol kinase GlpK, which encodes MTDAHTSGPFIAAIDQGTTSSRCIVFDRDGRIVAVDQKEHEQIFPKPGWVEHNANEIWTNVQEVVAGAIKKAGITRDDIKAIGITNQRETTVLWDKNTGEPVYNAIVWQDTRTDALCRELGRNVGQDRFRRETGLPLASYFAGPKARWLLDNVDGLRERAEAGDILFGTMDTWVIWNLTGGVNGGRHVTDVTNASRTLLMNLHTMQWDDKIAESIGVPLAMLPEIRSSAEVYGEISGGKLGDLLGGIPVASALGDQQAALFGQCCFSEGETKSTYGTGTFMVMNTGDKIINSYAGLLTTVGYKIGDQPTVFALEGSIAVTGSLVQWMRDQMGLISTAAEIETLALSVEDNGGAYFVPAFSGLFAPHWRSDARGVIAGLTRYVTKAHLARAVLEATAWQTREIADAMVKDSGDELVALKVDGGMTANNLLMQTLSDVLDAPVVRPMVAETTCLGAAYAAGLAVGFWSSTDELRANWRRAAEWTPRMDAETRDREYKSWLKAVDRTMGWLEDES